A genomic window from Salvia hispanica cultivar TCC Black 2014 chromosome 5, UniMelb_Shisp_WGS_1.0, whole genome shotgun sequence includes:
- the LOC125186975 gene encoding V-type proton ATPase subunit C-like, producing MTTRYWTASLPAGQGSSASSLWSRLQESISKQAFDTALYRFNIPNLRVGTLDSLLALSDDLLKSNNFIEGVSHKIRRQIEELERVSGVVSSSLTVDGVPVDSYLTRFAWDEAKYPTMSPLKEFVDGIHVHIAKIEDDLKVRVAEYSNVRSQLNAINRKQAGSLAVCDLSNLVKPQDIVTSEHLITLLAVVSKYSQKDWLSSYETLTDYVVPRSSKKLHEDNEYALYTVTLFSRDADNFRTKARERSFQVRDFEYNPETQDSRKQELEKLMQDQDTLRSSLLQWCYTSYGEVFSSWMHFCAVRVFSESILRYGLPPSFLSVVLSPSVKNEKKARSILEGLCSSSNSTYWKTEDEGGMAGFAGDADAHPYVSFTINLI from the exons ATGACGACTCGTTACTGGACGGCATCTCTCCCCGCTGGCCAAGGCTCGTCGGCATCTTCTTTGTGGAGTCGCCTTCAAGAATCCATCTCCAAACAAGCATTTGACACCGCTCTTTATCGA TTCAATATTCCGAATCTGCGCGTAGGCACCCTGGATTCTCTGCTGGCATTGAGTGATGATCTATTGAAA TCGAACAACTTCATCGAAGGGGTGTCACACAAAATCCGGCGACAGATTGAGGAATTAGAGAGGGTGTCTGGAGTTGTTAGTAGCTCTCTTACAGTTGATGGGGTTCCAGTTGACTCTTACCTCACTAG GTTTGCATGGGATGAAGCAAAGTATCCCACAATGTCACCACTCAAGGAGTTTGTCGATGGAATTCATGTACATATTGCTAAAATTGAAGATGATTTGAAG GTTCGGGTTGCTGAATACAGTAACGTGCGCAGTCAACTAAATGCCATTAATCGAAAGCAGGCTGGAAG CTTAGCTGTTTGTGACCTTTCCAATTTGGTGAAGCCACAAGATATTGTTACTTCAGAACACTTGATCACTCTCCTTGCAGTTGTTTCGAAGTATTCTCAGAAGGATTGGCTATCAAGCTATGAGACACTCACAGATTATGTG GTTCCCAGATCCTCTAAGAAGCTCCATGAGGACAATGAATATGCTCTATATACTGTAACATTATTCAGTCGAGATGCTGACAATTTTAGAACTAAGGCGCGAGAAAGAAGTTTTCAG GTTCGTGATTTTGAATATAATCCAGAGACACAAGATTCTCGAAAGCAGGAGCTTGAAAAGCTGATGCAAGACCAAGATACATTGAGAAGTTCGTTGTTGCAATGGTGCTACACCAGTTATGGGGAG GTCTTTAGCTCATGGATGCACTTCTGCGCTGTACGTGTCTTTAGTGAAAGCATTCTGCGATATGGTCTACCTCCATCATTTCTG tctGTTGTGTTGTCACCATCTGttaaaaatgagaagaaagCTCGTTCCATTCTGGAGGGACTGTGCAGCAGCTCAAATAG CACATACTGGAAAACAGAGGATGAAGGAGGGATGGCTGGTTTTGCAGGCGACGCAGATGCTCATCCTTACGTCTCCTTCACAATTAATCTCATCTAA